The nucleotide sequence TTAGGAAAGACACTAGTTTTAGTAGATGATGTTTTGTTTACTGGAAGAACGGTTCGTGCCGCAATGGACGCAATCATCGATCAAGGGAGACCTTCCCAAATTCAACTAGCGGTCTTAGTAGACAGGGGACACCGAGAATTACCAATCCGTGCAGACTTTATCGGAAAAAACATCCCGACTTCCCAAGAGGAAGTAATCATGGTGGAATTAGGGGAAACGGACGCACAAGATCAAGTCAGTATTTTTGAAAAGTAATTAAAGAAGTACCTTTAAATGAGTCCAGAGAGGCTTGTAAGGTTGTAATGGAGACGTGCATATTTCCTGCAGGTTTGCCTCTTTGCGACTTTACGCGAAGAGGCTTTTTTAATGCCTAAGATTTTGAAGGAGGAGCGACATGAAACATTTTCTTTCCATGAAGGATTTATCGGAACACGAGATTCAACAATTAGTTAAAAGAGCAGAAGAGATGATGGTAGCTAGCAAAAAAAGTACTAGTAAAACCTCAACATTCGTGGCAAATTTATTTTTTGAGCCAAGCACTCGAACGAAAATGAGCTTCACAGTTGCTGAGCACCGATTAGGGCTAGAGCCACTTGATTTTCACCCTGAAGCATCCAGTGTTCAAAAAGGTGAAACGGTTTACGATACGGCAAAAACATTAGAAGCCATCGGGGCATCTTTGCTCGTAATCCGACATCCAGAGGATCATGTTGTTCAAGAAGTGGCCATGAAGATGAACATTCCAGTTATCAACGCTGGAGATGGAACGGGAGAGCACCCAACTCAATCCTTACTTGATTTAGTAACGATTTCGCAAGAGTTCGGTCGATTCAAAGGACTCAAGGTAGCAATTGTCGGAGATGTTAAACATAGTCGTGTTGCGAGATCAAATGCGCATGCCTTATCGACTTTAGGTGCAGAAGTCTATTTTTCTAGTAAACCAGAATGGCAAGATCAAACGCTAGATTATCCGTATTTAGACTTGGATGAGGCAGTTGAATGCTGTGATGTGCTGATGTTGCTTCGAATTCAACATGAAAGACATGAAGAAAAACACTCTGTCGAGGCAACCGAGTATTTAAAGAAGTACGGACTAACCAAAGAAAGAGAAAGAAGAATGAAGCCTAATGCCATCATTATGCATCCAGCTCCTGTCAATAGAGGAGTAGAGATAGATGACAGCTTAATGGAGTGTGAGCGCTCGAGAATTTTTAAACAAATGTCTAACGGTGTTTTTGCCCGGATGGCTGTAATGAGCAAACTACTAGAGGATCGGGGGATTCATAATGAGTATCAAATTAGTGAACGCGAAGTACTACAACCGTAATGAGCTTCAGACAGGAGAAATCTTGATTGCAGACGGAACGATTCAGGCTATTGGGCTTACCGTTCGAGGAGAAGCAGAGCAAGTCATAGATTGTGAAGGCAAAATCCTGGCACCAGGATTCATTGATGTGCATGTACACTTACGTGAACCTGGAGGGGAAGCGAAGGAAACCATTCGTACAGGTACGGAAGCTGCTGCAAGAGGAGGATACACAACGATTTGTCCAATGCCAAATACTCGCCCTGTTCCGGATACATTGGAACATTTGGATGCGCTAATGGAACGCATTCAACAAGATGCAAAAATCCGAGTACTCCCATATGCTTCGATTACAGAAAGACAACTTGGGAAGCAACTAGTAGATATGAAAGGCTTAAAAGAACACGGAGCATTTGCTTTTACCGATGACGGGGTTGGCGTGCAATCAGCAGATCAAATGCTACAAGCTATGAATCTTGCAGCTTCGATTGGAATGCCCGTCGTTGCCCATTGTGAGGAAAACACTTTGATTCACGGTGGGGTAATTCACGAAGGGGAAGCCAGCAAGAAGCTCGCTGTACCAGGAATTCCTTCTGTCTGCGAATCGGTACATATTGCTAGAGATGTTCTTCTAGCAGAAGCGGCTAACTGTCACTATCACGTCTGCCATGTCAGTACGAAGGAATCGGTTCGGGTGATACGAGATGCTAAAAAAGCAGGCATACACGTGACAGCTGAAGTGACCCCTCACCACTTACTATTAACCGAACAGGCGATTACAGAGGACGACGGCAACCTAAAAATGAATCCACCGCTCCGTTCCGAAGAGGACCGTCAAGCCTTACTAGAAGGTTTACTAGATGGAACCATCGACTTCATCGCAACGGATCATGCACCACACACGGCAGAAGAGAAAAGTCATGGTTTGCAAAAAGCGCCATTTGGAATCGTCGGATTGGAGACCGCTTTTTCCTTGCTTTATACACACTTAGTCTTGACTAAAAAGATAACATTGAAGCAGTTAATCGATTGGCTAACAATAAAACCAGCCGAAGTTTTCAACCTTCCATATGGAAGATTGGAACAAAGACAGGTAGCGGACCTCGTCTTACTAGATTTAGAAAAAGAATATACGATTGATAAACATAGCTTTTTTTCAAAAGGAAAAAACACACCGTTTCATGACTGGAACGTGACAGGTGTACCAGTCCTTACGATTTTTGAAGGAAAAATTGTATTTGAGGAGGCTTCACATGAAGAAACGACAGCTCGTGCTTGAGGATGGAACGATATTTATAGGAGAAGCATTTGGAAGTGATAAAGAGGCAATTGGGGAAATTGTGTTTAATACAGGGATGACCGGATATCAAGAGATCCTATCTGATCCATCCTACTGTGCGCAAATCGTTACACTTACTTATCCGTTAATTGGAAACTATGGCATTAATCGTGATGATTTTGAGACCGTCACACCTTCCGTTTTCGGACTTATCGTTAAAGAAGCCTGTGATATTGCTTCAAATTTTCGTGGCGAAGAAAATATAGATGCTTTCTTAAAAGCAAATGATATTCCAGCTATTTCTGGTATTGATACAAGGAAGCTAACGAAGATCATTCGTAAGCACGGTACGATGCGTGGAATATTTACGGATATTGATCGGACTT is from Radiobacillus kanasensis and encodes:
- a CDS encoding aspartate carbamoyltransferase catalytic subunit, coding for MKHFLSMKDLSEHEIQQLVKRAEEMMVASKKSTSKTSTFVANLFFEPSTRTKMSFTVAEHRLGLEPLDFHPEASSVQKGETVYDTAKTLEAIGASLLVIRHPEDHVVQEVAMKMNIPVINAGDGTGEHPTQSLLDLVTISQEFGRFKGLKVAIVGDVKHSRVARSNAHALSTLGAEVYFSSKPEWQDQTLDYPYLDLDEAVECCDVLMLLRIQHERHEEKHSVEATEYLKKYGLTKERERRMKPNAIIMHPAPVNRGVEIDDSLMECERSRIFKQMSNGVFARMAVMSKLLEDRGIHNEYQISEREVLQP
- a CDS encoding dihydroorotase, with protein sequence MSIKLVNAKYYNRNELQTGEILIADGTIQAIGLTVRGEAEQVIDCEGKILAPGFIDVHVHLREPGGEAKETIRTGTEAAARGGYTTICPMPNTRPVPDTLEHLDALMERIQQDAKIRVLPYASITERQLGKQLVDMKGLKEHGAFAFTDDGVGVQSADQMLQAMNLAASIGMPVVAHCEENTLIHGGVIHEGEASKKLAVPGIPSVCESVHIARDVLLAEAANCHYHVCHVSTKESVRVIRDAKKAGIHVTAEVTPHHLLLTEQAITEDDGNLKMNPPLRSEEDRQALLEGLLDGTIDFIATDHAPHTAEEKSHGLQKAPFGIVGLETAFSLLYTHLVLTKKITLKQLIDWLTIKPAEVFNLPYGRLEQRQVADLVLLDLEKEYTIDKHSFFSKGKNTPFHDWNVTGVPVLTIFEGKIVFEEASHEETTARA